One genomic window of Saccharomyces cerevisiae S288C chromosome XII, complete sequence includes the following:
- the KAP95 gene encoding karyopherin beta (Karyopherin beta; forms a complex with Srp1p/Kap60p; interacts with nucleoporins to mediate nuclear import of NLS-containing cargo proteins via the nuclear pore complex; regulates PC biosynthesis; GDP-to-GTP exchange factor for Gsp1p) — protein MSTAEFAQLLENSILSPDQNIRLTSETQLKKLSNDNFLQFAGLSSQVLIDENTKLEGRILAALTLKNELVSKDSVKTQQFAQRWITQVSPEAKNQIKTNALTALVSIEPRIANAAAQLIAAIADIELPHGAWPELMKIMVDNTGAEQPENVKRASLLALGYMCESADPQSQALVSSSNNILIAIVQGAQSTETSKAVRLAALNALADSLIFIKNNMEREGERNYLMQVVCEATQAEDIEVQAAAFGCLCKIMSLYYTFMKPYMEQALYALTIATMKSPNDKVASMTVEFWSTICEEEIDIAYELAQFPQSPLQSYNFALSSIKDVVPNLLNLLTRQNEDPEDDDWNVSMSAGACLQLFAQNCGNHILEPVLEFVEQNITADNWRNREAAVMAFGSIMDGPDKVQRTYYVHQALPSILNLMNDQSLQVKETTAWCIGRIADSVAESIDPQQHLPGVVQACLIGLQDHPKVATNCSWTIINLVEQLAEATPSPIYNFYPALVDGLIGAANRIDNEFNARASAFSALTTMVEYATDTVAETSASISTFVMDKLGQTMSVDENQLTLEDAQSLQELQSNILTVLAAVIRKSPSSVEPVADMLMGLFFRLLEKKDSAFIEDDVFYAISALAASLGKGFEKYLETFSPYLLKALNQVDSPVSITAVGFIADISNSLEEDFRRYSDAMMNVLAQMISNPNARRELKPAVLSVFGDIASNIGADFIPYLNDIMALCVAAQNTKPENGTLEALDYQIKVLEAVLDAYVGIVAGLHDKPEALFPYVGTIFQFIAQVAEDPQLYSEDATSRAAVGLIGDIAAMFPDGSIKQFYGQDWVIDYIKRTRSGQLFSQATKDTARWAREQQKRQLSL, from the coding sequence ATGTCCACCGCTGAATTTGCTCAACTATTGGAGAACAGTATCTTAAGTCCCGACCAAAACATTCGGTTGACTAGTGAAACGcaattaaagaaattatcTAATGACAACTTCTTACAATTTGCAGGTCTTTCTTCGCAAGTGCTTATCGATGAAAATACAAAGCTAGAAGGGCGTATTCTAGCGGCGCTAACTTTGAAGAACGAGCTGGTGTCCAAGGACTCAGTCAAGACGCAGCAATTTGCACAACGTTGGATTACACAGGTTAGTCCAGAAGCTAAAAACCAAATTAAAACTAACGCGCTGACCGCATTGGTCTCCATAGAACCGCGTATAGCAAATGCAGCAGCTCAATTGATTGCGGCTATAGCAGATATTGAGTTGCCCCATGGCGCATGGCCAGAGTTGATGAAAATTATGGTTGACAATACAGGTGCGGAACAACCAGAAAATGTCAAGAGAGCCTCTTTATTGGCCTTGGGTTATATGTGTGAAAGTGCAGACCCTCAAAGTCAAGCCTtagtttcttcatcaaacaATATCTTAATCGCTATTGTCCAGGGTGCGCAATCTACGGAAACTTCCAAAGCAGTCAGACTGGCAGCTCTGAATGCTCTTGCAGACTCTttaattttcatcaaaaataACATGGAACGCGAAGGTGAAAGAAACTACCTTATGCAAGTCGTCTGTGAAGCCACTCAAGCTGAAGATATAGAAGTTCAAGCAGCTGCCTTTGGTTGTTTGTGTAAAATCATGTCACTATACTATACATTTATGAAACCTTACATGGAGCAAGCCCTATATGCATTGACCATAGCTACAATGAAATCTCCAAATGATAAAGTAGCTTCCATGACTGTGGAATTCTGGTCCACTATTtgtgaagaagaaatcgaTATTGCCTATGAGCTCGCTCAATTTCCTCAATCTCCTTTACAGAGTTATAATTTCGCTCTCTCTTCTATTAAAGATGTTGTCCCCAATTTGTTGAACCTTCTAACGAGACAAAATGAAGATCCAGAAGATGACGATTGGAATGTTTCCATGTCCGCAGGTGCATGCTTGCAGTTGTTTGCCCAAAACTGTGGCAATCATATCTTAGAACCTGTATTGGAATTTGttgaacaaaatattaCCGCTGACAACTGGAGGAATCGTGAAGCTGCTGTAATGGCCTTTGGTTCCATTATGGATGGCCCTGATAAGGTCCAAAGAACCTATTACGTTCACCAAGCCTTACCAtctattttgaatttaatgAACGATCAATCCCTACAAGTTAAGGAAACCACTGCTTGGTGTATTGGTAGAATTGCTGATTCTGTTGCTGAATCTATCGACCCACAACAGCATCTTCCAGGTGTCGTTCAAGCTTGTTTAATTGGGTTGCAAGATCACCCAAAAGTGGCCACAAACTGTTCTTGGACCATTATCAACTTAGTCGAACAATTAGCAGAAGCCACACCATCTCCAATCTATAACTTCTATCCCGCTCTTGTAGATGGTTTGATCGGTGCTGCAAATAGAATTGATAATGAGTTCAATGCCCGTGCATCCGCCTTTTCAGCCTTGACAACAATGGTTGAATACGCCACGGACACGGTAGCTGAAACTTCCGCCTCCATTTCTACGTTTGTTATGGACAAATTAGGGCAGACAATGAGTGTTGATGAAAATCAATTAACGTTAGAAGATGCGCAAAGTTTGCAAGAATTGCAGTCAAATATATTGACTGTTCTAGCAGCCGTTATTAGAAAAAGTCCAAGTAGTGTAGAACCGGTTGCAGATATGCTTATGGGACTGTTCTTCAGGttgttggaaaaaaaggactCTGCGTTTATTGAAGACGATGTGTTTTATGCTATTTCAGCTCTAGCTGCTTCTTTGGGTAAAGGATTTGAGAAATACCTGGAAACATTTTCTCCCTATTTATTAAAGGCTTTAAATCAAGTAGATTCGCCAGTTTCAATCACCGCAGTGGGCTTCATCGctgatatttcaaattcgttagaagaagatttcaGAAGATATTCCGATGCTATGATGAATGTCTTGGCTCAAATGATCTCTAATCCAAATGCAAGGAGAGAGTTGAAACCAGCCGTCTTGAGCGTGTTCGGTGATATTGCTTCCAATATAGGTGCTGATTTTATTCCCTACTTGAATGACATCATGGCGTTGTGTGTTGCTGCCCAAAACACGAAGCCGGAAAACGGCACATTAGAAGCCCTTGATTATCAAATAAAAGTACTAGAAGCAGTACTAGATGCTTATGTGGGTATAGTAGCGGGTCTTCATGATAAACCTGAAGCTCTGTTCCCTTATGTTGGTACTATATTCCAGTTCATTGCACAAGTTGCAGAAGATCCTCAGCTGTACAGTGAGGATGCTACCTCAAGAGCAGCAGTCGGATTGATTGGTGATATAGCAGCGATGTTTCCAGACGGCTCAATCAAACAATTTTATGGACAAGACTGGGTTATTGATTACATTAAAAGAACTAGGAGTGGCCAATTGTTCAGTCAAGCCACAAAAGATACAGCAAGATGGGCTAGAGAGCAACAGAAGCGTCAATTATCCTTATAA
- the DIC1 gene encoding Dic1p (Mitochondrial dicarboxylate carrier; integral membrane protein, catalyzes a dicarboxylate-phosphate exchange across the inner mitochondrial membrane, transports cytoplasmic dicarboxylates into the mitochondrial matrix): MSTNAKESAGKNIKYPWWYGGAAGIFATMVTHPLDLAKVRLQAAPMPKPTLFRMLESILANEGVVGLYSGLSAAVLRQCTYTTVRFGAYDLLKENVIPREQLTNMAYLLPCSMFSGAIGGLAGNFADVVNIRMQNDSALEAAKRRNYKNAIDGVYKIYRYEGGLKTLFTGWKPNMVRGILMTASQVVTYDVFKNYLVTKLDFDASKNYTHLTASLLAGLVATTVCSPADVMKTRIMNGSGDHQPALKILADAVRKEGPSFMFRGWLPSFTRLGPFTMLIFFAIEQLKKHRVGMPKEDK; encoded by the coding sequence ATGTCAACCAACGCAAAAGAGTCTGCCGGTAAGAATATCAAGTATCCATGGTGGTACGGAGGTGCAGCGGGTATCTTTGCTACCATGGTGACACATCCTCTTGACTTGGCCAAAGTCAGACTGCAGGCGGCTCCTATGCCCAAGCCCACACTCTTCAGGATGTTGGAGAGTATCTTGGCGAATGAAGGTGTGGTGGGGTTATATTCCGGCCTGAGCGCTGCTGTGTTGAGGCAATGTACATACACGACGGTGAGATTCGGTGCATACGACTTGTTGAAAGAGAATGTGATCCCACGCGAGCAATTGACTAACATGGCGTATCTTTTACCTTGCTCCATGTTCAGTGGTGCCATTGGGGGGCTTGCAGGGAATTTTGCAGATGTTGTAAATATCAGAATGCAAAACGACTCTGCTTTGGAGGCAGCGAAGAGGAGAAACTACAAAAACGCTATCGATGGTGTGTACAAGATATATCGCTACGAGGGTGGACTGAAAACCTTGTTTACCGGTTGGAAGCCTAACATGGTTAGGGGCATACTGATGACGGCAAGTCAGGTCGTTACGTATGACGTGTTTAAGAACTACTTGGTCACAAAATTAGATTTCGACGCATCCAAGAACTATACACACTTGACAGCGTCCCTGTTGGCTGGCCTGGTGGCCACCACTGTGTGCTCTCCAGCAGACGTCATGAAGACACGTATCATGAACGGCAGCGGAGACCATCAACCGGCTTTGAAGATCCTTGCCGACGCTGTCCGCAAAGAGGGCCCATCTTTCATGTTCCGGGGGTGGTTGCCAAGTTTCACTAGACTGGGTCCATTCACAAtgttaattttctttgcaattgagcaattgaaaaaacaTAGGGTTGGCATGCCAAAGGAAGACAAGTAG
- the ORM2 gene encoding sphingolipid homeostasis protein ORM2 (Protein that mediates sphingolipid homeostasis; evolutionarily conserved, required for resistance to agents that induce unfolded protein response; Orm1p and Orm2p together control membrane biogenesis by coordinating lipid homeostasis with protein quality control; protein abundance increases in response to DNA replication stress; ORM2 has a paralog, ORM1, that arose from the whole genome duplication), producing the protein MIDRTKNESPAFEESPLTPNVSNLKPFPSQSNKISTPVTDHRRRRSSSVISHVEQETFEDENDQQMLPNMNATWVDQRGAWLIHIVVIVLLRLFYSLFGSTPKWTWTLTNMTYIIGFYIMFHLVKGTPFDFNGGAYDNLTMWEQINDETLYTPTRKFLLIVPIVLFLISNQYYRNDMTLFLSNLAVTVLIGVVPKLGITHRLRISIPGITGRAQIS; encoded by the coding sequence ATGATTGACCGCACTAAAAACGAATCTCCAGCTTTTGAAGAGTCTCCGCTTACCCCCAATGTGTCTAACCTGAAACCATTCCCTTCTCAAAGCAACAAAATATCCACTCCAGTGACCGACCATAGGAGAAGACGGTCATCCAGCGTAATATCACATGTGGAACAGGAAACCTTCGAAGACGAAAATGACCAGCAGATGCTTCCCAACATGAACGCTACGTGGGTCGACCAGCGAGGCGCGTGGTTGATTCATATCGTCGTAATAGTACTCTTGAGGCTCTTCTACTCCTTGTTCGGGTCGACGCCCAAATGGACGTGGACTTTAACAAACATGACCTACATCATCGGATTCTATATCATGTTCCACCTTGTCAAAGGTACGCCCTTCGACTTTAACGGTGGTGCGTACGACAACCTGACCATGTGGGAGCAGATTAACGATGAGACTTTGTACACACCCACTAGAAAATTTCTGCTGATTGTACCCATTGTGTTGTTCCTGATTAGCAACCAGTACTACCGCAACGACATGACACTATTCCTCTCCAACCTCGCCGTGACGGTGCTTATTGGTGTCGTTCCTAAGCTGGGAATTACGCATAGACTAAGAATATCCATCCCTGGTATTACGGGCCGTGCTCAAATTAGTTAG
- the NIT3 gene encoding putative hydrolase (Nit protein; one of two proteins in S. cerevisiae with similarity to the Nit domain of NitFhit from fly and worm and to the mouse and human Nit protein which interacts with the Fhit tumor suppressor; nitrilase superfamily member): MSASKILSQKIKVALVQLSGSSPDKMANLQRAATFIERAMKEQPDTKLVVLPECFNSPYSTDQFRKYSEVINPKEPSTSVQFLSNLANKFKIILVGGTIPELDPKTDKIYNTSIIFNEDGKLIDKHRKVHLFDVDIPNGISFHESETLSPGEKSTTIDTKYGKFGVGICYDMRFPELAMLSARKGAFAMIYPSAFNTVTGPLHWHLLARSRAVDNQVYVMLCSPARNLQSSYHAYGHSIVVDPRGKIVAEAGEGEEIIYAELDPEVIESFRQAVPLTKQRRFDVYSDVNAH; encoded by the coding sequence ATGAGTGCTTCGAAGATTCTTTcacaaaaaattaaagttGCGTTGGTCCAACTGTCAGGCTCGAGTCCTGACAAAATGGCCAATCTTCAAAGGGCTGCAACGTTCATTGAAAGGGCTATGAAGGAACAGCCGGATACCAAGTTGGTCGTATTGCCAGAATGCTTCAATTCTCCGTACTCCACTGATCAGTTTAGAAAGTATTCAGAAGTTATCAATCCGAAAGAGCCTTCGACGTCAGTTCAATTTCTGTCTAATTTAGCCAATAAGTTTAAAATCATCTTGGTAGGAGGAACAATTCCGGAATTGGATCCAAAGACAGACAAAATCTACAACACCTCTATAATTTTCAACGAGGATGGCAAGTTGATTGACAAGCATCGGAAGGTCCATCTTTTCGATGTAGACATTCCTAACGGTATATCGTTCCATGAAAGTGAAACCTTGAGCCCTGGAGAGAAGTCTACTACCATTGACACGAAATATGGTAAGTTTGGCGTAGGTATATGCTATGACATGAGGTTTCCGGAACTCGCAATGCTAAGTGCACGCAAGGGTGCGTTTGCCATGATCTACCCTAGTGCATTCAACACTGTCACAGGGCCCTTGCATTGGCATTTACTGGCAAGAAGCAGGGCAGTTGACAACCAAGTGTACGTGATGTTATGTTCTCCCGCAAGGAATCTACAGAGTTCTTACCATGCATATGGCCACTCTATAGTGGTGGACCCTAGAGGCAAGATTGTAGCTGAAGCTGGCGAGGGAGAAGAGATTATTTATGCTGAATTAGATCCCGAAGTCATTGAGTCATTTAGACAAGCGGTACCCTTAACCAAACAAAGAAGATTTGACGTGTACTCCGATGTAAATGCGCATTAG